From the genome of Coleofasciculus sp. FACHB-1120, one region includes:
- a CDS encoding helicase-related protein, translating into MNKPTGDDIGDSVSSSRESWFERKKAWEYISRYFQDGKKEIRIASGFFTIRGWGLIRRYTTGKRVYLLVGIDDPGEDRARKALIDEIMRDLRTGLDRDRRQTVLDLVKKMESGRLCLVDARATDHHAKLYIVDCKVAIMASSNLTGRGLMEQIESGNVITKRREVVALANEFDNYFAQAKDITQELLEALWLWLNFVRPWDVYLKTMLALEDLQPVKGNYKKRPVSYQIDMIAQTLRQIRDFGGSMLVASTGLGKTVVAVHVALHLREDDEIDNVIVIGPKAVRNIWKREMRDAALPCEYFIRQAFDKESSAQDSSLELFEEIAENIHQQHWLLIIDESHTFRNRHKQDLFNMKKRPAEARAFVRLKTLFKENKLKVLLLTGSPYARNTDNINNQLFLLPHTAESRALLDDYVDDARSWHINETDEFIHLPVASQLTTPHVAKYYGQPDGQEIYITFGEDKKYIPKVKLHSITFPLPLETELTKAIINCYFDLNSRKPMFRELIRRLVKIAWSSSPLAIRGVLENVIDTPGGKNEYKLGKLEFAFTRQERQKIILPIIEKLHEYSFESDAKLKSLCLILKELQQRSEKAIIFCERRATIIYLLQALAKLIPSLRVVTTIEQGESIHKYEMKETKEIEKLIKQFAPVANDAEGKYEENYDVFISTDAHGVGVNMQDASIVINYDIDWTPISPVQRAGRILRFWHSPRTVEVYTFIPTLTDKTNLEYDLVGIRRRWENLMARHEESRKLTDLSVLTTRITQKINMSDVASEVTIRSGQLDLEAIADMDISPYFQHTAKLQDNRNYAETIPSDIISAKVYSEHSPSIYVLLNHNGKYHGLVYNPKTKQLREPTVVKLLDLIACTEETETALVDYDQVEELSDACIQAWCDQQSIKPEDVVRECALYLKPENEGDAVKDWLNAQYPI; encoded by the coding sequence ATGAATAAACCGACAGGAGATGACATAGGCGACTCAGTAAGTAGTTCGCGGGAAAGTTGGTTTGAGAGAAAGAAAGCCTGGGAGTACATAAGCCGTTACTTTCAAGATGGCAAAAAAGAGATTCGGATCGCCTCCGGTTTTTTTACTATAAGAGGTTGGGGACTGATCCGAAGATACACAACTGGTAAGCGTGTTTACCTCCTGGTTGGTATTGACGACCCCGGCGAAGATCGGGCACGAAAAGCTCTGATTGATGAAATTATGCGCGATCTGCGTACTGGCTTGGACAGAGATCGACGGCAGACCGTGCTTGATTTAGTAAAAAAAATGGAGTCCGGTCGTTTATGCCTTGTAGATGCTAGGGCTACAGATCATCATGCCAAGCTCTACATAGTTGACTGTAAGGTAGCTATTATGGCTTCGTCCAACCTAACTGGACGTGGTTTGATGGAGCAAATCGAGTCTGGCAATGTCATCACTAAACGTCGTGAAGTTGTCGCACTTGCGAATGAGTTTGATAATTACTTTGCACAAGCAAAAGATATCACGCAGGAACTACTAGAAGCCCTCTGGCTCTGGCTAAATTTTGTGCGTCCTTGGGATGTCTATCTAAAAACTATGCTGGCTCTAGAAGACCTTCAGCCTGTCAAGGGAAACTATAAAAAACGTCCTGTTAGTTACCAGATAGACATGATTGCTCAAACGCTCCGTCAAATCCGCGATTTTGGCGGTTCGATGCTAGTAGCCTCTACCGGGCTAGGCAAGACTGTGGTCGCAGTTCATGTGGCGTTGCACCTCCGTGAGGACGACGAGATTGATAATGTCATAGTTATTGGTCCAAAGGCAGTCCGAAACATTTGGAAGCGCGAAATGCGTGATGCTGCTCTACCTTGTGAATATTTTATTCGTCAGGCTTTTGACAAAGAAAGTTCCGCTCAAGATAGTAGCCTTGAATTATTTGAAGAAATTGCAGAGAATATCCACCAACAGCATTGGCTGCTAATCATAGACGAAAGCCATACTTTTAGAAATCGCCACAAGCAAGATTTATTCAATATGAAAAAGCGACCGGCAGAAGCTAGGGCATTTGTCAGGTTGAAAACGCTTTTCAAAGAAAATAAACTCAAGGTACTACTTCTGACTGGCTCTCCTTATGCAAGAAATACTGATAATATAAATAATCAGTTATTTTTATTGCCTCATACTGCTGAAAGCCGTGCTTTATTGGACGATTATGTAGATGATGCACGTTCATGGCACATCAATGAGACTGATGAGTTTATTCACTTACCAGTAGCTTCCCAACTAACTACACCTCACGTAGCGAAATATTACGGTCAACCGGATGGACAAGAGATTTACATCACCTTTGGCGAAGACAAGAAATACATTCCAAAGGTGAAATTACACAGTATTACTTTCCCTCTTCCACTGGAAACAGAACTTACTAAGGCTATTATTAATTGCTACTTTGATCTAAACTCACGTAAGCCAATGTTTAGAGAACTTATAAGGAGATTGGTTAAAATAGCGTGGTCAAGTTCACCTTTAGCAATTCGCGGAGTCCTTGAGAATGTTATTGATACTCCAGGAGGAAAAAATGAGTATAAACTTGGAAAACTAGAGTTTGCATTTACACGCCAGGAAAGACAAAAAATTATATTACCTATAATCGAAAAACTGCATGAGTACAGTTTTGAGAGTGACGCTAAACTAAAATCACTTTGTCTCATTCTTAAAGAGCTTCAGCAGAGGTCAGAAAAGGCTATTATATTTTGCGAACGACGGGCAACTATTATTTACTTGTTACAAGCTTTAGCTAAGTTAATACCTTCCCTGCGTGTAGTCACTACGATAGAGCAGGGAGAGTCTATTCATAAATACGAGATGAAGGAAACCAAAGAAATAGAGAAACTTATTAAACAGTTTGCACCAGTGGCTAACGATGCTGAAGGCAAGTATGAGGAAAATTATGATGTCTTCATTTCAACAGATGCTCATGGGGTCGGTGTCAATATGCAGGATGCGTCTATAGTCATCAATTATGATATTGATTGGACTCCCATTAGTCCAGTCCAGCGTGCTGGTCGCATACTGCGTTTTTGGCATTCTCCTCGAACGGTTGAAGTATATACTTTTATTCCTACTTTGACGGATAAGACAAATCTTGAATATGATTTGGTAGGCATCAGACGTCGCTGGGAAAATCTTATGGCACGTCATGAGGAATCTAGAAAGTTGACTGATTTGTCTGTCTTAACTACCAGGATTACACAAAAAATTAATATGTCAGATGTGGCATCAGAAGTAACTATAAGATCGGGGCAATTAGACCTGGAAGCTATAGCCGATATGGATATCTCACCCTACTTCCAGCACACAGCTAAACTACAGGATAATCGTAACTATGCTGAGACTATTCCTAGTGATATTATTAGTGCCAAAGTTTACTCAGAACATAGCCCTTCAATTTACGTTCTGCTGAATCATAATGGTAAGTATCACGGGCTTGTTTATAATCCTAAAACCAAACAATTGCGTGAGCCGACTGTTGTTAAGCTCCTCGATCTAATTGCCTGCACTGAAGAGACTGAAACGGCTTTGGTTGATTACGACCAAGTTGAAGAATTGAGTGATGCTTGCATTCAAGCTTGGTGTGACCAACAGAGTATTAAACCTGAAGATGTTGTCCGAGAATGCGCCCTGTACCTGAAACCAGAGAATGAGGGGGATGCTGTCAAGGATTGGCTTAATGCTCAATACCCCATCTAG
- a CDS encoding HNH endonuclease, with translation MTISNKLQQLVRQRAKYLCEYCHSPEFLSTSLLTIEHLLPQSLGGSDEIENLALACRRCNERRYNFIVGIDTETQEEIPLFNPRQQPWAEHFIWTTADGIKILGITPTGRATCNRLDFNDEFHNDGFIQKSRRFWVQGGWHPPSDDPRQKSGI, from the coding sequence GTGACGATTTCAAATAAGCTCCAGCAGTTGGTACGGCAACGAGCAAAATATTTGTGCGAGTATTGCCATTCTCCTGAATTTTTGAGTACATCTCTACTCACCATAGAGCATTTGTTGCCGCAGTCTTTGGGAGGGTCTGATGAGATTGAAAATTTAGCTTTAGCTTGCCGTCGCTGTAATGAGCGTCGTTATAATTTTATAGTAGGAATTGACACAGAAACTCAAGAAGAAATACCCTTATTTAATCCTCGTCAGCAACCGTGGGCTGAACATTTTATCTGGACAACAGCAGACGGTATAAAAATTTTAGGTATTACCCCTACAGGTAGAGCTACTTGCAATCGACTTGATTTTAATGATGAGTTTCATAATGATGGTTTTATTCAGAAATCTCGTCGGTTTTGGGTGCAAGGCGGCTGGCATCCTCCCAGCGACGATCCGCGTCAGAAAAGTGGGATTTAA